A stretch of Ferribacterium limneticum DNA encodes these proteins:
- a CDS encoding tetrathionate reductase family octaheme c-type cytochrome, whose translation MMKLIKQVLVVIAALAFVTPGMANDAPEKPKPNQKLLKSTADHSKFKELQQTFNSGPEVTKVCLSCHTEAAKQIHLTKHWTWEYRNPETNQLLGKKHVINNFCTSTASNYGFCATCHIGYGTENQNFDTTSESNVDCLVCHDQTGKYKKPSGFFGSPVTKDTEFPPGSGKIVKGINLSEISQKIGKTRRQTCGGCHYNGGGGDGVKHGDLDSSLDNADKELDVHMSAEGENFTCATCHKTEGHQVPGSRYAPTAMDKSGADMRGKHDQGNPATCQSCHGQAPHKKEAKLNTHTSKIACQTCHIPAFARGDVPTKMEWDWSTAGKRDKDGKPLVVKNEEGHTVYIGSKGNFVYGENVKPEYVWFNGKVKYTLADDKIEKANEPIYINKFEGSPDDGKSMIWPVKIFKGKQPYDVENKTLTINHLAGADDSAYWTNLDWNKALTAGMASVGKTFSGKYDFIETRGMWPITHMVAPKEKAVPCQECHTRSDDGRLHAITGIYMPGRDSKGWLDLLGGLMIVGAIGGGVLHGVVRIVTRRKENSK comes from the coding sequence ATGATGAAATTGATCAAGCAAGTACTGGTCGTGATTGCCGCCTTGGCTTTCGTGACCCCGGGCATGGCGAACGACGCGCCGGAGAAGCCAAAGCCAAATCAGAAACTGCTGAAGTCGACTGCCGACCACAGCAAATTCAAGGAACTGCAGCAAACCTTCAACTCCGGCCCGGAGGTGACCAAGGTCTGTCTTTCCTGCCACACCGAGGCAGCCAAGCAGATTCACCTGACCAAGCACTGGACGTGGGAATACCGCAATCCGGAAACCAATCAGCTGCTCGGCAAGAAGCACGTAATCAACAACTTCTGCACGTCGACCGCTTCCAACTATGGCTTCTGTGCCACCTGCCACATCGGCTACGGCACCGAGAACCAGAATTTCGACACCACCTCGGAAAGCAATGTCGACTGCCTGGTCTGTCATGACCAGACCGGCAAGTACAAGAAGCCATCCGGCTTCTTTGGCAGCCCGGTCACCAAGGACACCGAATTCCCGCCCGGCTCAGGCAAGATCGTCAAGGGCATCAACCTCAGCGAAATCTCGCAGAAAATTGGCAAGACCCGACGTCAGACCTGCGGTGGCTGCCACTACAACGGCGGCGGCGGCGACGGCGTCAAGCACGGTGACCTCGACAGCTCGCTCGACAATGCAGACAAGGAACTCGATGTCCATATGTCGGCGGAAGGCGAGAACTTTACCTGTGCCACCTGCCACAAGACGGAGGGCCACCAGGTTCCGGGTAGCCGCTATGCCCCGACGGCGATGGACAAGAGCGGCGCCGACATGCGCGGCAAGCACGACCAGGGCAATCCTGCAACGTGCCAGTCCTGCCACGGCCAGGCGCCGCACAAGAAGGAAGCCAAGCTGAACACCCACACCAGCAAAATTGCCTGCCAGACCTGCCATATCCCGGCCTTCGCCCGTGGCGACGTACCGACCAAGATGGAATGGGACTGGTCTACAGCCGGCAAGCGCGACAAGGATGGCAAGCCGCTGGTCGTCAAGAACGAGGAAGGCCACACCGTCTATATCGGCAGCAAGGGCAACTTCGTCTATGGCGAGAACGTCAAGCCGGAATATGTCTGGTTCAACGGCAAGGTGAAGTACACGCTGGCCGACGACAAGATCGAAAAGGCCAACGAGCCGATCTACATCAACAAGTTCGAAGGCAGCCCGGATGACGGCAAGTCGATGATCTGGCCGGTCAAGATTTTCAAGGGCAAGCAGCCGTACGACGTTGAGAACAAGACACTGACCATCAACCACCTGGCCGGTGCAGACGACAGCGCCTACTGGACCAATCTGGACTGGAACAAGGCACTGACCGCCGGCATGGCCTCGGTCGGCAAGACCTTCTCGGGCAAGTACGACTTCATCGAGACGCGCGGCATGTGGCCGATCACCCACATGGTCGCCCCCAAAGAGAAGGCCGTACCGTGCCAGGAATGCCACACCCGTTCCGATGATGGGCGTCTGCACGCCATCACCGGTATCTACATGCCCGGACGAGATAGCAAGGGCTGGCTTGACCTGCTCGGCGGCCTGATGATCGTTGGCGCCATTGGTGGCGGCGTGTTGCATGGCGTGGTCCGCATCGTGACCCGTCGCAAGGAGAATTCGAAATGA
- a CDS encoding TIGR01458 family HAD-type hydrolase — MAPIFSTKAVLIDLAGVLHTGDEALPGAVRALDRLRASGLLLRFLTNTTRTPSTILFAKLQRMGFTLAASEIQTAALAARTLVRSRDLRPLWLVHPDIAGEMGESAADPDIVVLGDMGTHTTYPILNQAFRLLMQGLPLMAMARNRYFMEADGLSLDMGAFVAGLEYSAGIKAEITGKPAPSFFNAALAELGVRPDEAVLIGDDLADDIGGAQAAGIPGILVRTGKYRAGDDAHPDIRPAAVDDDFAAVVGRLIG; from the coding sequence ATGGCGCCGATTTTTTCAACAAAGGCGGTCCTCATCGACCTGGCCGGCGTACTGCATACCGGGGATGAAGCCTTGCCGGGGGCGGTTCGGGCCTTGGACCGCCTGCGGGCGTCAGGGCTGCTCCTGCGTTTCCTGACCAATACGACGCGGACACCCAGCACAATCCTGTTCGCCAAATTACAGCGCATGGGCTTCACGCTAGCCGCCAGCGAAATCCAGACGGCTGCCCTGGCGGCCCGAACGCTGGTGCGTAGCCGGGATCTGCGCCCGCTGTGGCTGGTCCATCCCGATATCGCCGGGGAAATGGGTGAAAGCGCCGCTGATCCGGACATCGTGGTGCTGGGCGACATGGGAACGCACACCACCTACCCGATCCTGAACCAAGCCTTCCGGCTCTTGATGCAGGGTCTGCCGCTGATGGCCATGGCGCGCAATCGCTATTTCATGGAGGCGGATGGCCTGTCTCTGGATATGGGGGCATTCGTCGCCGGGCTGGAATATTCGGCCGGAATCAAGGCCGAAATCACCGGCAAGCCAGCCCCCTCTTTCTTCAACGCGGCGCTGGCTGAACTGGGTGTTCGCCCGGATGAGGCTGTGCTGATCGGTGACGATCTGGCCGACGACATCGGCGGTGCTCAGGCAGCAGGCATCCCCGGCATTCTGGTAAGAACCGGGAAATATCGGGCTGGCGACGATGCTCATCCCGATATTCGTCCGGCTGCTGTTGATGATGACTTTGCGGCCGTGGTCGGCCGTCTGATCGGCTGA
- a CDS encoding ATP-binding cassette domain-containing protein has protein sequence MPASAAVALSASDLRKTYGGTEVVAGLSFAVEPGTCFGLLGPNGAGKTTTLRLCLGLTGPDSGEIVLNGHVIPEDAQAARARIGVVPQFDNLDPDFTCAENLLVFGRYFGLKDADIRAKIPQLLDFAGLASKADARLSTLSGGMKRRLTLARALVNDPDIIFLDEPTTGLDPQARHLIWERLKQLKSAGKTLILTTHFMDEAERLCDRLIVIDHGRKIAEGSPRQLIAEQIEPQVVEVFDESHGQLEVFVQSHKNLAERVETSGETAFFYCREPRELLARLADAEGLRYVHRASNLEDVFIKLTGRELRD, from the coding sequence ATGCCAGCCTCTGCTGCCGTGGCGCTGAGCGCCAGCGATCTGCGCAAGACCTACGGTGGCACCGAGGTCGTCGCCGGGCTGTCGTTCGCCGTCGAACCCGGCACCTGCTTCGGCCTGCTCGGGCCGAACGGCGCCGGCAAGACAACGACGCTGCGCCTCTGCCTCGGCCTGACCGGGCCGGACAGCGGTGAAATCGTCCTCAACGGGCATGTCATTCCAGAGGATGCGCAAGCGGCGAGGGCACGCATCGGCGTCGTGCCGCAATTCGACAACCTCGACCCGGACTTCACCTGCGCCGAAAACCTGCTCGTCTTCGGCCGCTATTTCGGGCTGAAGGATGCCGACATCCGCGCCAAGATCCCGCAACTGCTCGATTTCGCCGGCCTCGCCAGCAAGGCCGATGCCCGCTTGTCGACGCTGTCCGGCGGCATGAAACGCCGGCTGACCCTGGCCCGGGCACTGGTCAACGACCCCGACATCATCTTTCTCGACGAACCGACTACCGGCCTCGATCCGCAAGCCCGACACCTGATCTGGGAACGCCTGAAACAGCTGAAGTCGGCCGGCAAGACGCTGATCCTGACGACGCACTTCATGGACGAAGCCGAACGTCTGTGCGACAGGCTGATCGTCATCGACCACGGCCGCAAGATCGCCGAAGGCAGCCCGCGCCAACTGATCGCCGAACAGATCGAACCGCAGGTGGTCGAGGTCTTCGACGAATCCCACGGCCAACTGGAAGTTTTCGTCCAAAGCCACAAAAATCTGGCCGAGCGCGTCGAAACCAGCGGTGAAACCGCCTTTTTCTACTGCCGCGAACCGCGCGAACTGCTGGCCAGGCTAGCTGACGCCGAAGGCCTGCGCTACGTGCACCGCGCCTCCAACCTCGAGGATGTCTTCATCAAGCTGACCGGGCGGGAATTGCGCGACTGA
- a CDS encoding alpha/beta hydrolase has protein sequence MRAPEEKIFVDGPVGKIEVIMERPDAPKGIALIAHPHPIGGGANTNKVAYTLARTFVALGYAAFRPNFRGVGGTEGVHDEGHGEVDDLLAVLEDAKCRCGNLPVALAGFSFGAFCQTRVAKRLTEANHPAQRLVLVGTAAGFVEGTRQYDTEAVPHDTIVIHGSSDETVPLANVFEWAQPLDLPVVVVPGADHFFHRRLHLIRDIVTRAWRH, from the coding sequence ATGCGCGCCCCGGAAGAGAAGATTTTCGTTGATGGCCCGGTCGGCAAGATCGAAGTCATCATGGAGCGCCCGGATGCCCCCAAGGGCATCGCGCTGATCGCCCACCCGCACCCGATCGGCGGCGGCGCCAACACCAACAAGGTGGCCTACACGCTGGCCCGTACCTTCGTTGCCCTCGGCTACGCCGCTTTCCGCCCGAACTTCCGCGGCGTCGGCGGGACTGAAGGCGTGCATGACGAAGGCCACGGCGAAGTCGATGACCTGCTGGCCGTGCTGGAAGATGCCAAATGCCGCTGCGGCAACCTGCCGGTGGCGCTGGCCGGCTTCTCTTTCGGCGCTTTCTGCCAGACCCGCGTCGCCAAGCGGCTGACCGAAGCCAACCACCCGGCCCAGCGCCTGGTGCTGGTCGGCACCGCCGCCGGCTTCGTCGAAGGCACCCGCCAGTACGACACCGAAGCCGTACCGCACGACACCATCGTCATCCACGGCTCGTCGGATGAAACCGTGCCGCTCGCCAATGTGTTCGAATGGGCGCAACCGCTCGACCTGCCGGTCGTCGTCGTCCCCGGTGCCGATCACTTCTTCCACCGTCGCCTGCACCTGATCCGCGACATCGTGACCCGCGCATGGCGCCATTAA
- a CDS encoding cation-transporting P-type ATPase produces the protein MALPDPAIPAADDTPLAWHADSADSAARRLGVDSRHGLSNDEAASRLSRHGLNRLTETPGKPAWRRFAAQLTQPLVLVLIAAGVITGGLGETVDASVIFGVVLINAIIGYWQEAKAEGALAALARGVTTPVTVRRGGHRKQLDASQLVPGDVVMLAAGDRIPADLRLIQQHELHTDDSMLTGESQAVSKAAEPLPADTLLADRVNMAYAGTTVVGGQGAGLVIATGDATETGRIAGLIAAAPDLVTPLTRKMATFSNWLLWAIGGLALLTVAIGLARGGSAFDMFIAAVALAVGAIPEGLPAAVTVTLAIGVARMARRRTIIRHLPAVETLGSTTVICSDKTGTLTENAMTVRVLWCGGEGYAVGGHGYAPDGTIVHDEMPAEISGAVRECLIAGALCNDASLNREGQHWKITGDPTEAALLVAARKGGLDEHTLQALYPRHDVLPFDANRQFMATAHGDNAGGVIYVKGALERLLPRCIDQLGANGQTVPVDGMAIEKAACAYAGQGMRVLLLARRDFNPGQNSALNADAIEKLTLIGLVAMIDPPRKAVIGAIRNCHSAGIRVKMITGDHAVTAQAIARQIGLSAERALTGRELALLDDVALIKVAHEVDVFARVEPEQKLRLVRALQARGEVVAMTGDGVNDAPALKQADIGIAMGLAGTEVAKEAAAMVLTDDNFASIEAAVEEGRGVWDNLVKFITWTLPTNFGEGLVIVAAILFGATLPITPLQILWINMTTAVLLGLPLAFEPIERGIMHRAPRRLDMPVLDAHLIRRIVLVSFLLLAGAFGLFLRELEQGHTLAEARTVAVNVFVMVEMAYLFNCRSLTHSFWKQGLFSNPWIWAGIGSMLALQLLLTYWPPLNAAFQTAPIGWQEWLEIGAFAWLASLIIAIEKYGSNRARST, from the coding sequence ATGGCCCTTCCTGACCCTGCCATTCCTGCTGCTGACGACACGCCGCTAGCCTGGCATGCCGATTCGGCCGATTCGGCTGCCCGCCGGCTGGGAGTCGATAGCCGCCACGGACTGAGCAATGACGAGGCGGCCAGTCGACTTTCCCGCCATGGCCTCAATCGCCTGACAGAAACCCCGGGCAAACCGGCGTGGCGTCGTTTTGCTGCCCAATTGACGCAGCCGCTGGTGCTGGTGCTGATTGCGGCCGGCGTGATCACTGGCGGGCTCGGTGAAACCGTCGACGCCAGCGTGATTTTCGGCGTCGTGCTGATCAACGCCATCATCGGCTACTGGCAGGAAGCCAAGGCCGAGGGCGCGCTGGCGGCGCTGGCCCGAGGGGTAACGACGCCGGTCACGGTGCGCCGTGGCGGCCACCGCAAGCAGCTCGATGCCAGCCAGCTGGTGCCCGGCGACGTGGTCATGCTCGCTGCCGGCGACCGCATTCCGGCTGACCTGCGCCTGATCCAGCAGCACGAACTGCATACCGACGACTCGATGCTGACCGGCGAATCACAAGCTGTCAGCAAAGCCGCCGAGCCCCTGCCGGCCGATACCCTGCTGGCCGATCGCGTCAACATGGCCTACGCCGGCACGACCGTGGTTGGCGGGCAGGGTGCCGGGCTGGTCATTGCCACCGGCGATGCCACCGAAACCGGCCGCATCGCCGGGCTGATTGCCGCCGCGCCTGATCTGGTCACGCCGCTGACGCGCAAGATGGCGACCTTCTCCAACTGGCTGCTGTGGGCCATCGGCGGGCTGGCGCTGCTCACCGTCGCCATCGGACTGGCCCGTGGCGGCTCGGCTTTTGACATGTTCATCGCCGCCGTGGCGCTTGCCGTCGGCGCCATTCCGGAAGGCCTGCCGGCCGCTGTCACCGTGACGCTGGCCATCGGCGTTGCCCGCATGGCCAGGCGCCGGACCATCATCCGTCACTTGCCGGCTGTCGAGACGCTGGGCAGTACCACCGTCATCTGCTCCGACAAGACCGGCACGCTGACTGAAAACGCGATGACCGTTCGCGTCCTGTGGTGCGGCGGCGAAGGCTATGCCGTGGGCGGGCACGGCTATGCGCCGGATGGCACTATTGTTCATGACGAAATGCCGGCCGAGATCAGTGGTGCCGTGCGCGAATGCCTGATCGCCGGTGCACTGTGCAACGACGCCAGCCTGAACCGCGAAGGCCAGCACTGGAAAATCACCGGCGACCCCACCGAAGCCGCGCTGCTGGTGGCGGCCCGCAAGGGCGGGCTGGATGAACACACACTGCAAGCGCTGTATCCACGCCACGACGTGCTCCCCTTCGATGCCAACCGCCAGTTCATGGCGACGGCCCATGGCGACAACGCCGGCGGCGTCATTTACGTCAAAGGCGCGCTCGAACGCCTGTTACCGCGCTGTATCGATCAGCTCGGCGCCAATGGCCAGACCGTCCCGGTCGACGGCATGGCCATCGAAAAGGCGGCGTGTGCTTATGCCGGGCAAGGTATGCGCGTCCTGCTGCTGGCCCGGCGAGATTTCAATCCCGGCCAGAATTCGGCCTTGAACGCGGATGCCATCGAAAAGCTGACGCTGATCGGGCTGGTGGCCATGATCGACCCGCCACGCAAGGCCGTGATCGGCGCCATCCGCAACTGCCATTCGGCGGGAATCCGGGTCAAGATGATCACCGGTGACCACGCCGTGACGGCGCAGGCCATCGCCCGGCAGATCGGCCTGAGCGCCGAACGAGCCCTGACCGGCAGGGAGCTGGCCTTGCTCGACGATGTGGCCTTGATCAAGGTCGCGCATGAGGTCGACGTTTTTGCCCGGGTCGAACCGGAACAGAAGCTGCGCCTGGTCCGCGCCCTGCAAGCTCGGGGCGAGGTCGTCGCGATGACAGGCGACGGCGTCAACGATGCGCCAGCGCTGAAGCAGGCCGATATCGGCATCGCCATGGGGCTGGCCGGTACTGAAGTGGCCAAGGAGGCGGCAGCCATGGTGCTGACTGACGACAATTTCGCCAGCATCGAAGCGGCGGTCGAGGAGGGCCGGGGTGTCTGGGACAACCTCGTCAAGTTCATCACCTGGACGCTGCCGACCAACTTTGGCGAAGGCCTGGTCATCGTCGCGGCCATTCTGTTCGGCGCCACCCTGCCGATCACCCCTTTGCAGATTTTGTGGATCAACATGACCACCGCCGTCCTGCTCGGCCTGCCGCTCGCCTTCGAACCGATCGAGCGCGGCATCATGCACCGGGCGCCACGCCGACTCGACATGCCGGTGCTCGATGCTCATCTGATCCGTCGCATCGTCCTCGTTTCATTCCTGCTGCTGGCCGGCGCCTTCGGCCTCTTCCTGCGCGAACTTGAACAAGGCCACACGCTGGCCGAAGCCCGCACCGTCGCCGTCAACGTCTTCGTCATGGTCGAAATGGCCTACCTCTTCAACTGCCGCTCGCTGACCCACAGCTTCTGGAAGCAAGGTCTGTTTTCGAATCCGTGGATCTGGGCCGGCATCGGCAGCATGCTGGCGCTGCAACTGCTCCTCACTTATTGGCCACCCTTGAATGCTGCCTTCCAGACGGCGCCGATCGGCTGGCAGGAATGGCTGGAAATCGGTGCCTTCGCCTGGCTGGCCAGCCTGATCATCGCCATTGAAAAATACGGGTCAAATCGCGCACGTTCCACGTGA
- a CDS encoding cytochrome b/b6 domain-containing protein, translating to MSNRIYIYKRYERFWHWSQALLIITMMITGFEVHGSYLLLGFKKAVQLHTLAAWTLITLWAFTIFWQFTTGEWRQYLPSLKNVGAMIKYYTVGIFTNSPHPFRKTVVQKHNPLQRLAYLALLAFISPLIWGSGLFYLFYGDWARLGIDKTLSLEGIATLHVLGAYMITAFFFIHVYLTTTGHTVFAHIKAMITGWEEEDEHEAPQGAKTH from the coding sequence ATGAGCAATCGCATCTACATCTATAAGCGTTACGAGCGTTTCTGGCACTGGTCGCAAGCCCTGCTGATCATCACCATGATGATCACCGGCTTCGAGGTGCACGGCAGCTACCTGTTGCTTGGCTTCAAGAAAGCCGTGCAGTTGCACACCCTGGCCGCCTGGACCCTGATCACGCTGTGGGCCTTTACCATCTTCTGGCAATTCACCACCGGTGAGTGGCGGCAATACCTGCCCTCGCTGAAGAATGTCGGCGCGATGATCAAGTACTACACGGTCGGCATCTTCACCAACTCGCCGCACCCGTTCAGGAAGACAGTGGTCCAGAAGCACAACCCGCTGCAGCGTCTGGCCTACCTGGCCCTGCTCGCCTTCATTTCGCCGCTGATCTGGGGTAGCGGTCTGTTCTACCTGTTCTACGGCGACTGGGCCCGCCTCGGTATCGACAAAACCCTGTCGCTGGAAGGGATCGCCACCCTGCATGTACTGGGTGCCTACATGATCACCGCCTTCTTCTTTATCCACGTCTATCTGACCACCACCGGCCACACCGTCTTCGCCCACATCAAGGCCATGATCACCGGCTGGGAGGAGGAAGACGAACATGAAGCGCCGCAGGGTGCCAAAACGCACTAA
- a CDS encoding (2Fe-2S) ferredoxin domain-containing protein codes for MSYFDKHVFICTNQREGGEQCCNNLGGSDMFAYAKDRIGALKKNGPGAVRINKAGCLGRCDNGPVMVVYPEETWYSFIDKEDVEEIIQEHLIGGKVVERLKI; via the coding sequence ATGAGTTATTTTGATAAACACGTCTTCATCTGCACCAACCAGCGCGAAGGCGGCGAGCAGTGCTGCAACAATCTCGGCGGCTCCGACATGTTTGCCTATGCCAAGGACCGCATTGGCGCGTTGAAGAAGAACGGTCCCGGCGCCGTCCGCATCAACAAGGCCGGCTGTCTTGGCCGTTGCGACAACGGCCCGGTCATGGTCGTGTATCCGGAAGAAACCTGGTATTCCTTCATCGACAAGGAAGACGTCGAGGAAATCATCCAGGAACACCTGATCGGCGGCAAAGTCGTCGAACGCCTGAAGATCTGA
- a CDS encoding B12-binding domain-containing radical SAM protein, translating into MILACCQNGEMLPLPPTVILCTLNAKYIHASLGLRYLLANMGRHGGGDLRARTVLREFTIARPVQEVVDALLAELGEPVDGVPQIIGFGVYIWNVVPSTEVVRRLKQARPTLKIVLGGPEVSYEWEDQEIVRLADHLITGWGDVSFPKLCRALRYGPQPLMKVIPGEQAALEEIDLPYGEFSVDDLAHRLLYVEASRGCPFKCEFCLSSLDKTAWAFEPARFLAALETLYLRGARNFKFVDRTFNLKIDSSLTILQFFLDRLTPDLFLHFEVIPDHLPERLKEMIARFPPGVLQFEVGIQTFNPEVQQAISRRQENAKTCENLAWLVNHSHAHLHTDLIFGLPGETLSSFSDGFDRLYALRPHEIQLGVLKRLRGTPIARHSAAYGMSYDTEPPYTVQQTAAVDALTVQRFTRLARYWDLLANSGRFKASLAVLLDGPSPFTAFLAFSDWLWQTSSQTSRLTPEKLVDHLFDYLTTVIGHEKESIRLTLLADYQASGARANPTCLQGLLKDREKPMPRAARTLLERQARHLADHSITLNFEQNP; encoded by the coding sequence ATGATTCTGGCCTGCTGTCAAAATGGCGAAATGCTGCCATTGCCACCCACCGTCATCCTCTGCACCCTCAACGCCAAATACATCCATGCCTCGCTTGGCCTGCGCTATCTGCTGGCCAACATGGGACGGCACGGCGGGGGCGACCTGCGGGCACGCACCGTGCTGCGCGAATTCACCATCGCCCGGCCGGTGCAGGAAGTTGTCGATGCGCTGCTCGCCGAACTCGGTGAGCCGGTCGATGGCGTGCCGCAAATCATCGGCTTCGGTGTCTATATCTGGAATGTCGTGCCGAGTACCGAGGTCGTCCGTCGGCTCAAGCAGGCTCGCCCGACCCTGAAGATTGTCCTCGGCGGGCCGGAAGTCAGCTACGAATGGGAGGATCAGGAAATCGTCCGCCTGGCCGACCATCTGATCACCGGCTGGGGCGACGTCAGTTTCCCCAAACTCTGCCGCGCCCTGCGCTACGGGCCGCAGCCCTTGATGAAAGTGATCCCCGGCGAGCAAGCAGCGCTGGAAGAAATCGACCTGCCCTACGGCGAATTCAGTGTCGACGATCTGGCGCACCGCCTGCTCTACGTCGAAGCCTCGCGCGGCTGCCCGTTCAAGTGCGAGTTCTGCCTCAGCTCGCTCGACAAGACTGCCTGGGCCTTCGAGCCGGCGCGTTTTCTTGCCGCGCTGGAAACGCTCTACTTGCGTGGGGCGCGCAATTTCAAGTTCGTCGACCGCACCTTCAACCTGAAAATCGATAGCTCGCTGACCATCCTGCAGTTCTTTCTTGACCGCCTGACGCCCGATCTATTCCTGCATTTCGAGGTGATCCCGGATCACCTGCCGGAACGCCTGAAGGAGATGATTGCCCGCTTCCCGCCCGGCGTGCTGCAGTTCGAGGTCGGCATCCAGACCTTCAATCCCGAAGTTCAGCAGGCCATCTCGCGTCGGCAGGAAAACGCCAAGACCTGCGAAAACCTCGCCTGGCTGGTCAATCACAGTCATGCTCACCTGCATACCGACCTGATTTTTGGTTTGCCCGGCGAAACGCTGAGCAGCTTTTCCGATGGTTTTGACCGTCTCTACGCCCTGCGTCCGCATGAAATCCAGCTGGGTGTCCTGAAGCGCCTGCGCGGCACGCCAATCGCCCGGCACAGCGCTGCCTACGGCATGAGCTACGACACCGAACCACCCTACACCGTCCAGCAAACTGCGGCTGTCGATGCGCTCACCGTGCAGCGTTTCACCCGCCTCGCCCGCTACTGGGACCTGCTGGCCAATTCCGGCCGCTTCAAGGCCAGCCTGGCGGTACTCCTCGACGGCCCGTCGCCGTTCACCGCCTTTCTCGCCTTTTCCGACTGGCTGTGGCAAACAAGCAGCCAGACCAGCCGCCTGACCCCGGAAAAACTGGTCGACCACCTGTTTGACTACCTGACCACTGTCATCGGCCATGAAAAGGAAAGCATCCGGCTAACCCTGCTCGCCGACTATCAAGCCAGCGGCGCCCGGGCCAACCCCACCTGCCTGCAAGGCTTGCTGAAAGACCGGGAGAAACCAATGCCGCGTGCGGCAAGGACGCTGCTGGAGCGGCAGGCCAGACACCTTGCCGATCATTCCATCACCTTAAACTTTGAGCAGAATCCGTAA